In the Ricinus communis isolate WT05 ecotype wild-type chromosome 3, ASM1957865v1, whole genome shotgun sequence genome, CTTGTTCTGCAATATAGCACTGCATTCAGCTGTCAGTGAGACAATTGCATTCTCTTTAATTTCCCTCTTGTTAGAGAGCATGTCCTTCAGGAATTTAGCATAGGAGGGCATCTCTGAGATTGCATCTAAGAATAGGATGTTGATCTGTAACTTCTTTAGGATGTCTAGGAATTTCCCATACTTCATTTCTAGCTTTGCCTGTGCCAATCATTGTGGGAAAGGTACAGATAGCTTGTAAGGTTTAATGACAATGGgctccttcttcttctcaattttcttttttttctatcaatcTTTTTAGCTTCAACCATCTCTTCCTCTACTGCAATTGCTTTCTTTTGAGCTACCTTCGGTGGAAGGTCTTTTAGCTCTCTACCATTCCTCAAAGTTACAACATTAATTTGACCCTTAGGTGGTTGCTCAGTGTTACCAAGAAAATGACCCGGAACCTTTGAAGATTGACCCACTTGTTGAGCAAGTTGGCTTATCTGATTCTCCATGAGCTTAGTTTGAGCTTGAATTTGTTGAGCTGTAGCAGTAAAGAGACTATTCTATTTCAACTGCTCTTCCCAATACTTGTCTTGCTTAGCCTGTGAGGCTGCAAGAGTTTCAACCAAAGCTTCTAGATTGGACTTGGGTTGTGGTTGTGGTTATGGTGGGGGAGGCTATTGATTGTAGTTTTGATGATTGAATGGTGGTCTATTTTGAAAACCTAGAGGATGATTGAAGTTGTTGcaaggtggtggtggtgggtTTAACTGATTTTGAGTGTTCTTATAAGAGAACGATGGGTTTTATTTCCAACCTTCATTGTAAGTGTTGGAGTAGGGATCATAGGGTCTCCTTTGCTGGTTGTTATTATAGAGAGCATTATCTTGCTCCATTAACATCTCAACATATTGACACTCACTTGTAATACGTCCCTGTACTCCACATGTCTCACAAGATGCTACCACGGATGGCCCTTCTCGAAGTTGATCAACCTTAAGTGATAAAGCCTGCATAGTACTAATCAAGAGAGTCATTGCATCAACGTCATGTTTACCCCTTTTCTTTGCACTATTTCTCCCACCTGAATGAAAGTTGTCATTAGCAGCCATCTTCTCAAGCAATGCCTTAGCCTTAGTAGGGaccttttcaataaaattactaCCCGATGCAGCGTCAATGTAAATCCTGTACTCATGCGTCAACCCATTGTAGAAGGTCTGAATCAATAGCCACTCTTGAATTCCATGATGAAGGCACTTTCTTTGCAGATGCTTGAACCTTCTTGAATACTCATACAATGACTCATCATCAAGTTGACAAAGAGTGCTCAACTCGGTCCTTAGCCTTGCAGTTTTCTCTTGACCCAAGAACTTGACAAAAAATGCCTTTACTAGCTTGTCCCATGAATCAAAAGTACCAATGCCTTCATCTTTTAGCCACTCCTTTGCCCTATCCCtcagagaaaaaggaaaaaggcgAAGTCTAATTGCATCATCACTGACattattaatcttaaaagtGTCACACttctccaaaaaaaaaaactatcaaTATGATTAATAGGAAAATCATTGACTCCCCCTGAAAAGGAATCACTAGAGATGAATTGAATAAACTGAGGTTTCAGTTCGAAGTGTGTTGCAGTAACTGCAAGTCTAAGAATGCTAGACATCACACTAGTAGCTGCATCCGGTACACCATACTGCCAAAGAGGTTTAGCAGTCGGTGGTTCAGCCATTATTTCCTGTTGCTTGTTCTTATTCCTTCTCCTTTTACTTCCTTGCTTACGTACAGTAGCCTCGATCTCAAGATCAATAGGGATTAAATCTGTTGAACCTGTTCGTCGAGTTTGCATGTAATAAGAAGGAAAAATGGAAACAAAGGATAAGGAGCACAAGGAATAATAGCCGAAGCACTACTAAACCTAAAGATTAGCATAACTACTTTAATACCGTCAATCCCCAGCAACAATGCCAAAATTTGACAAGGTTGATGCGTgcctataaaaaataacctaaCTAGACTCCTAACTATGTAGTCGAGCAAGCAAGGGTTGAATCCCCAAAGActaaagtaataaaaactaGCTAATCTTGACTTTAATTAATGCTAAGTAAATAATCAAATCAACAATTGATGAAGAATTTATCTAAGTCTAATTAAGGCAATTAAGTATAATGAGAATAAATTCAAGGATAAAAAACACCTAGAGTTAAGTATTCCCACTAGCATAATTAACGCAAAGATAAGTTCCTACcccaaactaattaaataaatgttcatAAGGAAAGGTAAACCCTATAAAATGCCATAGATCTCTCCCGAGTATCAATGGCTTCCCTAATGCGCAATCAAAACCTACTCCCATGGAATCATGCAAATTAAAGACACTAAACTCAATACCCTGGCTTCCTAACAATCCATTCTACCTACTCCCATGGAGAATTGCAAgagcaattaaataattaatttggagAATTAAAGGAACAAATCATACATCAATCATGGCTAGAGTTCACTTAACCCTAGGTTAGAAAACTACTCACtcatgataattaaataaacaaaacataataacaacttaaaaagaaagagggaaaTACTTGGATTGATAATTGAATGATGAGGTCTTTGataaattttcaaagcataaagaaaagtaacatacaatagagaagaaaaaacacAGCCATAAACtaaggagaaaagaagaaggggGCTCTCTTTTCAAGATTTCATTCTAAGAATTTGAGTAAATAGGTGTCTAAAACGCAGTTTTGAAGGTCCAGCCACGGGCAGGCCGCGGCGTGGCATTGTAGGCCATGAGAAGGAGGCGGAGTGGACTGTTTCTTTGCTTTATCGTTGGCCTTGAAAGCCAAGTCGTGGGTGGCCGCAGGATAGCTTCCCTTGCTCATTTCGTGATATAAGATCCTCCTAGGCATAAGTATCTCTTTGACATCATGCTTGACCATGAACGACTCTACAAACATCCTTGCCAACGCCTAGTAACTCGAGCCAATTcctacaaaaataaaacaaaacagacCTGAGGAGAGAAATATCGAAAACAACGAATACTAGctctaaaagattaaaaatgcGAAGATAACATGAAGAACAATGTATTTATATAGCatataaaatgcatatattatTGTGTTATCAGTTGTGAAtctaattaattgaaattttattaaatttaaaaaattctgaAAATAAATGTAACATGTTTTAAACTCTAATAACATTAATGGTGAAATTGATAAACCTTCCTAGAAGTAACAAATTAACCATTTTGGTCATCGGAATGGGAAAGTTGCTATTTTTATCTCAAAagcataaattattaatttcttgtctCGCGGTGGAAAGTGACCTAGAATAACTTTAATAATCAATGGGCGTAGTCCCTAAATCAAGATGTAACAGGCTAAATGTGTATTTATAAAAGGTAGTCTTCAAGGTATAACGAGGGTAGTCCCTAAATCAAGCTATGATGAGCGTGGCCGTTATATCAAGTGCATATTTTATCTTGAAGGGTGGTCTTCAAGGTTTGCCAGGCGTAGTCCTTCTATTGAGTGTCTATTTATCTTGAAGGGTGGTATTTAAGATGTGATGGCGTCATCCTTAAATCAAAGCCAAAAGTTTCTTCATGCATCTACCTTGGAAGGTGTCTTCGAGATGTTACAGGCCTACGAAATGTAGCTTCTACAGCTCATATATTCTTCTActatatccttgatatttataatttgtctCGATTTATTTAATCATGAATATGTTTATAAATCTCGATAAATTGGGGGcatactattattttatatattttatgcatagtttttctattataatcttatgtgtattttttatgattttaatagGAAAAGTTATTAACTCAAAGTGGTTTAGAGTTGGGATGTGATATTGAAGAAATGATGAAATTCAAGTCAACTTTGGTGTCTCACCCCCCTTGAGGATTTTCTCTAACTCGATGAGATGTTCCAACAAGTCTAGCAACCATCTATAGGATCTCACCCTATTAGAGATTTGGCTCACGCCCCATGCAATTGGTCTTGGAAAGCTTTTGTTAGAGTCTGTTGCATCTCACCCCCTTGGAGGATTTTCTCACCCCTCAAGTTTTTCTTACCCTCTTGGATGCGTGCAAAACTCGACTTTTATCTTTTagcaaatttttattatttttgtgctatataaatatttcatagGGTTTCAATATCCTTGTCCTTTgatctaaatattattttgaattcgCTAAGAAGGAGAAAGAGCCTAAATCGAAGATCTAAATTCTCAAGaatatcaaattgaagattatAACAATGATTGAAGTTTGTTGATAGAGAAACCTTTAAGAGGGGGATTAGCTTTacactttcttcttttttatatagtttatctaaatatatatgtctatccttatttttattattattattcttatgttTGTATTTATTACGAATATGAGTTAGTTTCTCTCTATGGGGTTGAATGAGTCTTTGGACTCCTTTGTTTGTGATTAAGATTTGATCTATGAATGTTTATCTTTTGATTTAGAATTTGAGGTCTTCCTGACTTGTGAATATTAGGATCCTTGCATGTATAAGATATTAAGTGAATGAACAAGAGTTGAAGCTTAATATTCGttcatttgatttttaagcTTAGAAAAGTAAAAGTCATAGATGATTTTGTCATTTGAGACATTGATAAGATTaaccataaaaattaatgggttttatttattattcatgaTCATGAAAGTAGGTCTGAAATTAACTTAAGCACATCTAGTATAGCTCAAGAGAGTATATTAGATATCCAAGGGtaatgtcacgacccgatctgtgggtcCATGATCGACAtagagaatgggtaggcttaaggccactgaatcccgtagtaagtcTTACTAAccaataattcaataaaatacttataaaatatcatattaatcatGACTGACATGccataaataattctaacCGGTCTTTAAAACATCCCACGTCCATCATGGACCAGAGTAAtcataacaaattaaaagtacTCTACTACGAAAAGTCTAgagtataaaataactaaaaatatgaaagtatagattatttataataagccCGATGAAGAAAGAAGTCGGACTGTTACAATGCAGGACGGCGAAGAACTCTAactatcacctgaaaaataaaattgagactgtcagtctcgggagtgagttaaaatcaaataatcctGTGACTATTGTAGTCTCCtcaataaaatagtatttattatCCCAATATAACATGCCATTGTACATCAAATACGAGTCATAccataaacttaaaaataaaatacattttaacacttatgggacgagtggctcagtagaacctaACCCCAATTACTAgcagcctttcggctctcttattccaataggtttggcgcctagagagcgaagctcgactagggtccttacATCCAACCTAAACACTTGATTCCCAACTAAACTGGCACCAAGAGAGTATTGCTTGACCAAGGACCTTTCTCCGGCAGTCAACTTTCATAGCCcagagagttatactcgaccAAGGTAAAAATCCAAAATAACCTTATTACCTATCTCTAATTATTACTAGCGCGCACGCGGTTCTGATGCAACCATCAGGTGGCATATGTTCTACTATAGCCTCATCCCAATGTCATAATCATAACACATATATTAATCATAGTCTAacataatcattcaacacatatcaaaataaagatttagaaaTTCGGGGAAAGCAAACATGCAATTTGcgtatagaaataataataattatattaaaaataacattaattatgatatcaaaataacgatataatttcactaataataatattaaaattattcttagtaattaataattaaataaaattatttataatgtgATACtgataatcatattaaacataaattactAAAGCATCGTATTAAATTTAGACATGACAATAGTGCAGAGATTATGTGACTTTAACTAACAGTTCTGACGCGCTCCGTAGTTCGCTCCTATGCCTCGGTGGAGCTGGAGGGAAggatggattatctattcacgaaaaCACTCAATTAACTGACATTCTTAAGTTTTTTCTAGGCGTAGACCCTTAGATTAGACtgtctaaaattaatttagacttgaGAAATTTATCGAAAATTCAGCAAAACTTTCCCTAAATTACAGACATTTATCCCTTGTAAAACGGGTCTAGAATCTACCAAAGACACATCAAATATACTGTAATTAAATAACAGCCATCATAATtgcattattttttccaaCTCCGCAACACACCAcaacacaattaattaaattcaattaatttttaaattatatatcacaTGTGATTAATAGccacaatatttttctaagattataacataatttttagaatctaaataaaattataccgagttgAAATTGCAATATTTTGCGTGTCCAGAAAACATCGGGGTCCGAAAGCCGGTCCTGCCAACAGTGTTGGAATTTGAATTCGGAAGCGCCTACACGAAGCTTGAGTTGCGAGGAGTCCAAAAGTATAAGAATTCTGGCCGGAAAGTGATCGGAAGGCATCGGATCGGGGTCGGAAAGGTGCTGCTATGGTGACGCTTcctgtaacacccggaatttttatatatttaataatgagtttttatttaagttaattttagcttcattattattgggtttaatttgaaatgatttaatgaaaaatttaatattaatcaaataaatgagttattttctatacccaattagtttgaaattattcaagtaaattatttgagaaatgattatattttggctattcaaattttcccaaatgcatatttatataagtaaaattatatattggaaaattttggaagaaattataaaggatgtttttataaaagaattttggaaaaaaatttgtattataattgattagtagtattaaattttaagttggaaattgattatttaatttaatttaattgtgtgttaggactaaattggaaatttattttagaataaggattgaaagtataatgttatttttatggggttttaatggaaatttgtgagtttggtatttttgtaaataaatatgtcggtcaggggtatttttgtaattgtgtattttcaataattcggatttgccccaaattaaatagttaggggcttaattgaaaggctaaaaagaagtttgggggttaaattggaattttgatggatggaattgtaagtaattaagaagttgagggaccaaattgtaataagaaaaagttcaggggtcaaatgtcgatattgaaaggaatgggatcggggagagagaaagtagatcgggagagagagagagagggtgatggccgaagaagaagaggaggaaggCGGCGGCGTCGGTGGCGGTTGGTGGCCGTCGCGTGGCGGAGAACGACAGTCTGGCGGAAATCGCGTAGGAGCAGCGGCCGAGGGCCGTTCGGCCGTGTGGCGGAGTcgagtggcgatcggctccctcTGGCAAGGGCTCTCTTTGGCAAAGCACTGTGGTGGccgggagacggaagatccggtggagagagaaagtagggggcAGCCGCGTTTTTCTTCCGTGAGCTCCgtgaggatggacgatcggaggacgtatcccgactctctcAAGCTCGTGAttgcaccggtttcgtggcgatcgggcttcgtttgcgaatcgacggtcgagatcgtccgcaaatctctccggatgatcgggtgccagatcgaaaaatcgaaagcagggatcgtcatcagcgcgtcgttgtgagtccgatggtgtgttcggatcgtcgatcggactccggcggcggagtcgagtcgaccgagcgatcgagcgtctcgattgtcagttcgttcggctcgctcctaccgaggcaccggagcagagctaggaggtcgccaaacctgtgagttaaagtcacttaatcgttgcactattgctaagtctgaatttaatatgttattttgaaagtttatgcataatatggttattagtatcgcaacatAAATAACTTCACTggattattgaa is a window encoding:
- the LOC107262405 gene encoding uncharacterized protein LOC107262405, with the translated sequence MQTRRTGSTDLIPIDLEIEATVRKQGSKRRRNKNKQQEIMAEPPTAKPLWQYGVPDAATSVMSSILRLAVTATHFELKPHDDAIRLRLFPFSLRDRAKEWLKDEGIGTFDSWDKLVKAFFVKFLGQEKTARLRTELSTLCQLDDESLYEYSRRFKHLQRKCLHHGIQEWLLIQTFYNGLTHEYRIYIDAASGSNFIEKVPTKAKALLEKMAANDNFHSGGRNSAKKRGKHDVDAMTLLISTMQALSLKVDQLREGPSVVASCETCGVQGRITSECQYVEMLMEQDNALYNNNQQRRPYDPYSNTYNEAQQIQAQTKLMENQISQLAQQVGQSSKVPGHFLGNTEQPPKGQINVVTLRNGRELKDLPPKVAQKKAIAVEEEMAKLEMKYGKFLDILKKLQINILFLDAISEMPSYAKFLKDMLSNKREIKENAIVSLTAECSAILQNKLPKKLGDPMSYSILVKLGDIEIKKALFDLGASVSLMPLSICKKLQMGELKPTRISLQLADRSVKFPLGILKDVPLRVRKLFIPCDFVVMEMEEDAQVPIILGRPFLATVGATIDMKNGKITFEVGDEKVEYSLTSSMGSPSKEETIYRVDALDEAVEAKAVDLQLDDSLQMILMRSADEED